A genomic segment from Bradyrhizobium sp. CB1015 encodes:
- a CDS encoding glycosyltransferase family 39 protein, translating to MSSSNDIAITERSARIRLSVADPADLLFIAAAAIWLIQAVYMIGHVDSWLDEGLYLIKSGEYFSGRVQPYSLEDATAYPPLYFYVLGAAQWLFGHGHLAGRLLSVFLSLCTLILLRKSAHRCLRDRLAAALAVLIYAANPMVVAYMSTATPYAIITLLTLASFLVVTETKPLHPLLQATSMGVLAAALVLIRLNLAATLPMFAAVHLLVSGQAKKRALATLGGAALVAGACLVVSIMIFGHGLFETLSFLPGLAQILWRFTDVGTEMQDVLTLTRSPNDLQFSWSVVREVANRFFLQLYPALLLPAIPGGALSLVHFRRLPLAGFCTLYFVVMTLVHLLGSQSYCPPCLMAYANYFLPFAAIPAALCIVTIGARIPASAGRTGLILFILATDYYAASRSRLGMLISDWWSNPLANVQTLAQSLKPLLPDGRVLVLSGKYQPVQAVWLAGRFIEPYSVSLFPNLREPLDGLNPETKAKARHALQMRGFRDATALIEDLKRPATAVVLQEAPPLGDMLAVYLGKPNAEQVENTLRERYSKVGDASEGNVTVSVWLPK from the coding sequence ATGTCATCGTCTAACGACATAGCCATAACCGAGCGCTCCGCGCGCATTCGACTGTCGGTCGCGGATCCGGCTGATCTCCTGTTCATTGCGGCCGCGGCCATCTGGTTGATCCAGGCCGTCTACATGATTGGGCATGTCGACAGCTGGCTCGACGAAGGCCTCTATCTGATTAAGTCAGGCGAATATTTCAGCGGCCGAGTCCAGCCCTACTCGCTCGAGGACGCGACCGCCTACCCGCCGCTTTATTTCTATGTGCTCGGAGCGGCGCAATGGCTGTTCGGCCACGGGCATCTGGCGGGGCGCCTCTTGTCCGTCTTTCTTTCCCTGTGCACGCTCATTCTTCTGCGCAAAAGCGCGCATCGGTGCCTGCGCGACCGGCTGGCCGCCGCACTTGCAGTGCTCATTTATGCCGCAAATCCGATGGTCGTCGCTTATATGTCGACCGCGACTCCTTACGCAATCATCACCCTGCTCACCCTGGCATCGTTTCTGGTCGTCACGGAAACCAAGCCGCTCCACCCCTTACTGCAGGCGACAAGCATGGGGGTGCTTGCCGCCGCACTCGTCCTGATCAGGCTCAATCTCGCAGCCACGCTGCCAATGTTCGCAGCGGTCCATCTGCTGGTAAGCGGACAAGCGAAGAAACGCGCCCTGGCCACGCTTGGGGGAGCGGCGCTGGTCGCAGGCGCTTGTCTCGTCGTCAGCATCATGATCTTCGGGCACGGCCTCTTCGAAACGCTCTCCTTCCTGCCCGGCCTTGCTCAAATTCTCTGGCGCTTTACCGACGTCGGCACCGAAATGCAGGACGTCCTCACCCTCACGCGTTCGCCGAACGACTTGCAGTTCAGCTGGTCCGTGGTTCGCGAAGTCGCCAACCGCTTTTTCCTGCAACTCTATCCGGCGCTGCTTCTGCCCGCGATTCCGGGCGGAGCGCTCAGCCTGGTGCACTTCCGCCGCCTACCTCTTGCAGGCTTCTGCACGCTGTATTTCGTCGTCATGACGCTCGTGCACCTTCTGGGCTCCCAGAGCTATTGCCCGCCGTGCCTGATGGCTTATGCTAACTACTTCCTGCCGTTTGCGGCCATTCCCGCCGCTCTCTGTATCGTGACGATCGGTGCAAGGATTCCCGCCTCCGCAGGACGCACAGGACTGATCCTGTTCATCCTTGCTACAGACTACTACGCCGCCTCGAGGAGCAGGCTTGGAATGCTGATCTCTGATTGGTGGTCGAACCCACTCGCCAACGTTCAGACTCTCGCGCAATCCCTCAAACCGCTTCTTCCTGACGGCCGCGTCCTCGTGCTCTCGGGCAAATATCAGCCCGTGCAAGCCGTCTGGCTCGCGGGCCGCTTCATAGAGCCCTACAGCGTAAGCCTTTTTCCCAACCTGCGCGAGCCTCTGGACGGCCTCAATCCCGAGACCAAGGCGAAGGCGCGCCATGCTTTGCAGATGCGCGGATTTCGCGACGCGACCGCTCTGATCGAGGATTTGAAGCGACCGGCGACAGCCGTCGTTCTTCAGGAAGCGCCTCCGCTGGGCGACATGCTCGCCGTTTACCTCGGAAAACCCAATGCTGAGCAGGTCGAAAACACGCTTCGCGAGCGTTACAGCAAGGTGGGCGACGCATCGGAGGGCAACGTCACCGTCTCCGTCTGGCTCCCAAAGTAA
- a CDS encoding glycosyltransferase family 4 protein codes for MRILEMNYEFPPVGGGGGKATEDLATELSKLGHSIRVLTARQGNLPRLETSAGLEVERIFAFRRQRDRCSVWEMIGFILMAVPAGLRTVRTFRPDAIHVHFAVPTGFAAWLVAMLSGTPYVLTAHLGDVPGGTPEQTDKFFRVIKPLTRPIWHGAATVTAVSSFVARLARDAYGLEAIVIPNGVDIDKSPAVPRAPESTVKLIFAGRMVAQKNLAWGLQRLAAVNDRNWTLDLFGDGPSRAALERHCAVLGLSDRVAFHGWVTPAEVDLAMSRSDILFMPSLSEGLSLVAINALAHGLALACSRIDGFADVLVENENGLSAALDDPRGFEHALTRLLDDRDQLLRMKLASRAKAAAFDRRSIAARYEQVLRSAASQHTHGRK; via the coding sequence ATGCGCATTCTCGAAATGAACTATGAGTTTCCACCCGTCGGTGGTGGTGGCGGCAAGGCCACCGAAGACCTGGCGACGGAGCTTTCGAAGCTGGGCCACTCGATCCGCGTCCTGACAGCGCGGCAGGGCAATCTGCCGCGCCTGGAAACCAGCGCCGGATTAGAAGTCGAGCGCATCTTCGCGTTTCGTAGGCAGCGCGACCGCTGCTCCGTCTGGGAGATGATCGGCTTTATCCTGATGGCCGTCCCAGCCGGGCTGCGAACGGTCCGCACATTTCGTCCAGACGCAATCCACGTCCATTTCGCGGTGCCGACCGGTTTCGCGGCGTGGCTGGTTGCCATGCTCTCGGGCACGCCATACGTCTTGACGGCGCATCTCGGCGACGTTCCGGGCGGCACGCCGGAACAGACCGACAAGTTCTTCCGCGTGATCAAACCGCTTACCAGACCAATCTGGCATGGCGCCGCCACCGTCACGGCCGTCAGCTCATTCGTTGCCCGGCTCGCGCGCGACGCCTATGGACTTGAGGCCATTGTCATTCCGAACGGCGTCGATATCGATAAATCACCGGCGGTTCCGCGCGCGCCGGAGAGCACCGTCAAGCTGATCTTCGCGGGGCGCATGGTGGCTCAAAAAAATCTTGCGTGGGGGCTGCAGCGGCTCGCGGCCGTCAATGACCGGAACTGGACGCTCGACCTGTTCGGCGATGGTCCGAGCAGAGCGGCCCTGGAACGGCACTGTGCGGTGCTCGGCCTTTCCGATCGCGTCGCATTTCATGGTTGGGTCACACCGGCGGAAGTCGATCTTGCAATGTCCCGCTCCGATATCCTGTTTATGCCGTCGCTGAGCGAAGGCCTTTCCCTGGTCGCAATCAACGCGCTGGCGCACGGGCTCGCGCTCGCCTGCTCACGCATCGACGGCTTTGCCGACGTGCTCGTCGAGAACGAGAACGGACTGTCGGCGGCGCTCGACGATCCCAGGGGATTCGAACACGCTCTTACGCGTCTCCTGGATGACCGGGATCAGCTGTTGCGCATGAAACTCGCAAGCAGGGCCAAAGCGGCCGCGTTCGACCGCAGATCGATCGCTGCTCGTTACGAGCAAGTCCTGCGGTCGGCCGCCTCGCAGCATACCCACGGGCGCAAGTGA